A single genomic interval of Lathyrus oleraceus cultivar Zhongwan6 chromosome 7, CAAS_Psat_ZW6_1.0, whole genome shotgun sequence harbors:
- the LOC127107276 gene encoding trihelix transcription factor GT-3b: MEGHQFHPKNQRQQQQQNPHLLQNINNTANVFDVSDRFPQWSIQETKEFLMIRAQLDQTFMETKRNKQLWEVISNHMKDKGYHRSAEQCKCKWKNLVTRYKGCETMETEMLKQQFPFYNELQAIFTARMQRMLWAEAGDGSKKIKPTQVSTDEEEDDGNEESEEISQKGSTRSRKKKKAKIVSESGNDSRISFYQNLKEILDEFMRQQLQVEAQWMEAFEARENERRLREMEWRQQMEMLENERLLMEQRWREREEQRRIREEARAEKRDALIIALLNKLERE, translated from the exons ATGGAAGGACATCAATTCCATCCCAAAAACCaaagacaacaacaacaacaaaatccTCATCTTCTTCAGAATATCAATAACACTGCTAACGTTTTTGATGTTTCTGATAGGTTTCCTCAATGGAGCATCCAAGAAACCAAAGAGTTTCTTATGATAAGAGCACAGCTAGATCAAACTTTCATGGAGACTAAAAGGAATAAACAGTTGTGGGAAGTTATTTCTAACCATATGAAGGATAAGGGTTACCATAGAAGTGCAGAACAGTGCAAGTGCAAGTGGAAAAACCTTGTTACTCGCTATAAG GGATGTGAAACAATGGAGACAGAAATGTTGAAACAGCAATTTCCATTTTACAATGAACTTCAAGCAATTTTCACAGCAAGAATGCAGAGAATGCTATGGGCTGAAGCCGGAGACGGATCGAAGAAGATCAAGCCGACGCAAGTTTCAACCGACGAGGAAGAAGACGATGGCAATGAAGAAAGTGAAGAAATATCTCAAAAGGGTAGTACTAGAAGCAGAAAGAAGAAGAAAGCCAAGATAGTTAGCGAAAGCGGTAACGATAGCCGCATCAGTTTCTACCAGAATTTGAAGGAGATTTTGGATGAGTTCATGAGGCAACAACTTCAAGTTGAAGCACAATGGATGGAAGCATTTGAAGCTAGAGAGAATGAGAGGAGGTTGAGGGAGATGGAATGGAGACAACAAATGGAAATGTTGGAGAATGAGAGATTGTTGATGGAACAAAGATGGAGAGAAAGGGAAGAACAAAGGAGGATTAGAGAAGAAGCTAGGGCTGAAAAGAGGGATGCATTAATCATAGCTTTGTTAAATAAATTAGAAAGAGAATAG